DNA from Alnus glutinosa chromosome 2, dhAlnGlut1.1, whole genome shotgun sequence:
aaaaagtaaaaatgccACCCTTGGGGTGGCTGGAGTACTCCCAGATGATTCCGAGCAGCTGAACCACCCCTAGGGAGTGGCCCATGTGATTCGGGGATAGCTGATCCACCCCCAAGTACCTGGGATACTTTCGTCATTTTATGTTTACAAAACGTATATATGCACATGATCAAGATTTCATCAGATTTAACGAGCTGGCCTAACGGGGTTTTTTGACAACGATTGGTAGTTTAAGGCGGTTGAGTGTGACatatggtagtttgtgggggcaaCATGTAGATGAGTGGTAATTGAGGGGGTTTTAAGGTAATTAACGCTTTAAAAAGATTccatttttatgaattttaataGATCCCAATCATTTTTGACCGCATGTCAAAAAAAGTGATACGGTGATTGTTGTGCATTAAGTAGATTTATAGTACACTAAAAGAATATGAAAGCAATTTGTGAATGATTCTCAATGAGGATCTCATATCAATTTCCTTCAAAAGATTTGAGCTGAACTTTTCCAAACAATCATTAAAGTCTTGTTTTGGTAGATTGGTAGGCATTATGTAATTTGAGCATGTTTCACTTGACATTTGCTGTTGCTTCAGCTGAAATCTAGGATATGGTAACATTATGTGATTCAACATACACAGCTTCAAGGATATAAGCATACCAGGTTAGAATAGTGCTCATAAGGATTTCCTAACAAAACCAGCCATGCCTCAACATTCTAAAACACAGCAGAAATATGGTTCAGAAAAATGATGTATAGCTCATACCTCACCGGGGAAGATAGCCAAATTTGTCTATTTGGTGTTTGTTTGTTCAACACATAGGTACCCAGATCCCCAAGTTTCAAGGTTAACACCTCATTCTGCCACATTCAAACCCAATAAATGTTACAACAATTACAATGCCTGACAAAATTAAGCCAATTCCAAAAATGAATTGATCGCTCTCACCCCATAGTCTACGTCAAAGCCATCTATTTCAACATTATCACCGTATTCCTGTGCaccaaaaacaatcaaaacCAAAGTGCTTGTCAGTGCTTATTGTCataaaagaacacaaaaacatagtataatataagATAACTAACACAATAAACTTTCACGTACTCTACAATATCCATGAGGAACAATTCACATTTGACAATCATAGAAACTAAACATATCTTGACAACAAGATCTATAAACCAGCTAACATACAACCGGTAAATCCATTTCAAACATCAAGGCCTGATAGTTCCAAGCCTCTATTCTAAAACGGGTATATGGAAAACCAGGTTAAAACACTTAAATTACGCAAAAACAGcaagatttttcaaaacaaaaataacaagtCCAGATCATATAAGCAACCCAATGGCAACAAATACCTCGAGTTTCTCTAGGAGGTGATGTATTGTGGAATTGCTTAGCCTGTGAAACTCATCCTCCTGCAGTACAGAACTGTTTTCACATTAATCATTAGCAAACTCATTGTTGTCCATTTCCATTAAACCAATTTattaaaactaaagaaaaaagcTAAACCACTCACTCAACTCTaacaagtaaaaagaaaacaccaaaatTAAAGATGTAtgctttaaaattttcattatttttcagTACATATTAGGACTTAAGAAAGCAACAAGTATATATCTAAGCTGAACGGGTAAATTTTCCCTTTCTTaacaacaaaaaatcaacaCAGAACTTAAAAACTCAAACTTTTTACTTTCCATTTGATTTTCCTTAGGTTTCTCCGGAACCCAAGAGAGGAACAAAGATTAACGCACCTGTAATCAATGGCGGCGGGGCCTTGAAGGTCGTCTCCAAGATTCAGTGGACGAGAGCAGAAGGTTCTACAAGCAGGAGACCACCGAGTGGTCTCAGACCTCGAAGCTTCTAGAAGCAGAAAACTGAATCTACggatcgaagaagaagaagaaggctttaAAAGCCTTGGGAGCCTTCTGAGGAATAGCAACCTGGAAGCCATGGCAGTAGAGAATACAGCTCGTTTTCTGTGAGAGAAAGAGTTTGATCGCTGTGGATGTCTATTTGGGCCGACTCCAATGGTGGGCTAAATTTTCGACCCAATAAAATGGGCTTTACTTCGATGGCCCAGATTTTATCAAGGGGTTTTTAACCCCAAAACTAACAGCGTTAATTACCAAACCAAACACTTTTTTCCGTCAATTTTCTTCCGTTCCATAGCAAGTCAGGCCTCAAGTCCTCGACGGCTCACAATCTTGTCGACACCGGAGCCTGGAACTGGGGCCGGAGGTTCCGCCTGGAGAATGATATACGTTTGGTTGTTGAATTTTTAAagtaatgaatttttattttatttacaaattttgAAGTTCGaccttttaaataaaatcgaataaaatataaatttttttttaagaaaatctgattttcaaaatttcgtatccaaaCACACTTTTTAAAGATTGCCAATATCAACCACCTACTTTTTTCCATTATTCTGTcgacaacaaaagaaaaaaaaagcaataaatcaattaataatgaaaaaaaaaagaaaatacccaGCAAAAACTAACGAAATATCTGGTCCTAAGCATGAATCGAAaccaaaatcaacaaaattagCAACATTTTAGGTTTACATTTCTGATTGACCGTAAATATGGCAAAAAAACTCAGATGAGTAAAACGGACCCAAGAGGACCCGCTTGCACGGTTGATTCGGAGCTCTAGTGACGATCGGAGTGCTTCCATAAAACTGGTCAGGTTGCAACCAATGGTCTATATCATCCTTTCGTCTtctttttatcctcccaaaattgatgtggctcttaaaatcaccattgaatttatgatagatcattattgaattttgatctaatagtgattttaagagccacatcaattttggagagACAAAatgatgatatgtagcattactcatttggTATACAAAGAGTAGTGATTGATGGAAGAGTTTGAGACGAGAATATTTTAGGATAGAAATCGGTTATAAGAGTGACATTGAAATATATCGTCTAAATACAtgagaattacatttttttttttttgtattaatgttattaaaaaaatatgtgagaaacatatattatgaaaataatatatatttttcatatgccAAGAGACACAAGTCAATCTTAGATATATTTTGTATGAAGttttctacaaaccagtttgtaaaaaatttatgtccaaaATTTTATTAGGAATTCTGTAGGTTAAAAACACCGTTAGGaatttgtttttaaatgttGTTAGATTTTGGGTCAAAAACCCTTGATAAAATCTGGACCATCGAAAATGCGGTAGTTTACAGTGGGGTGAAAATGTAGATGCGAATGCAGTTATTGACAATATTGACATCCGCAAAATGCGATTATACATTTTAGATATCCGTGTCCGCATTATATGATTACTATCCACATCCTCCCGGTCATTAAATGCAGTTATCATCCGCTGTCCGCATGAGGTAATAAgtcttttttattactatttaaatttatatgcaagattaaataatgaaGTTATTACTAtttgcaagcttaaataaattaagatttaactTGTTACATAATTCGTGATTATCAGTCATAGAGGGTTATTGTCTTATAGAGTAACTGAAATTTggattaccaaaaaaaaatgtaaatgtaaTGATGTATGACTTTAAGATTATAGTgaaaaaaacttaacaaatctaaatattctaaacttaccaaattcaaaacgactTTAATTTGGTGaagttaattttatatatatataaccgcatccgcattccTTAAAACAATTATTCGCATCCACATATGTGGATATTGAGTTTTGCTAATTAACAAAACCCAATATTCAAATATGTGAATAGCGGTTAAGTGCAGATAGCGGATACGAATGGTTATTATCTGCCCACATTTTTACCTCTAATTTACACACCGGAAGCCATATCCAATTTTTAGatgcataaaaataataattagcaACTTATGAAAGCTTTTTTGGGTTATGATTCCTGTTATAATAACATCTCTTTCCATGTCTATGGATaccgtattttatgttttgacgCATCAAAAATTTCATGGCCCCAAGCTTTGAGCCATTTATTTTAGGAGAAATAATATACTCCACTATCggttttctaaatttattttttaaaaagacaaatattGATGAGcattgtcatatcagttaagtAAAATGAGAatgtaatatgtagcattactcttattttatatatgaataattttatttagtaaacATATATACAATTGTCATACAACTGGATGACGTAGCAGTAAAAATCAGTTATTAGATCAacacttagttttttttttttcaagtattgATGTAAGGGCTACTTTTTACTGCCACGTCATCAAATTGTATGTCAATTGTATatgagtctactaaatagcattactctttttatcTATGTATGTGTATAATGCTATAGTAAATTGTAAATGTTACATGAATAATTTCTTAAACACGTAATGAGATAATTTGTTAGATTCTTAAAGGAAACCTAGAGCTATAGATTCGTAGAAGGAAGATGATGCGTGCTTTCTGATGGAATAGATGAATAATGGAGGAATGCGAAAATGGAATGGAAAATATGTTGATAATGGACTCTAATTAATGGCTGGAAATAGATTCCAAGTGAATCCAATTAGGGTTGGAAACcaaccacaagacaaaagtctatttcttttcttccttttcattaaGGACCAAAtagtctttaaatagaaatacaaatagTATTGATAATTAACTACAATAAACATAAGCAATAACACTTCTACTAACCTAACAACTCTTAAGATAAACCAACTAGAAAGATAATAAGATAACCTAACTggaaagataaagataatataGAGATAAAGATAATATTTCATCACTAATGAGATAGAAATCAACTTGAATTAATCAAAGTATTAGGATTGGAGAAAAACTCCTATCAGAAGACCTTTTGACAATCCCAAGATTTGAAGATAATTTTCAACGTACTCTTTAttaattgacttttttttttcttcaatacatCATTCAATAAGTGAGAAAAGGGTTGCAAGCAATAAAAAGttcaagagaaatgctagaggtgGCTCCCAAAGTTCAATAGGGGTGGCTCCCAATCAACAAACCCAACCAAAGAAACAACGATAAATAGGACATGtgtgtgattttaaatgtcCTAGTCCTTTAAACATTGGGCGTAAGTCAACGAATGGGGCATAGGAAGTGGTATAAGCACCAAAACAGAAAATGGTAGGGGCATGACTCTCAGACCTTCAACCCTACTTGAACCCTTAATAAAAGATATGCGAGTAATGACATGACCCTTAAAAGACCTTTCAACTCTACCTAGACCCACAAAGAATGGGACGCACATAgaaatatgacttttaaaagaCCCTTCAACCCTACCCAAATCTTTGCAAGGTAAAAACTACTACGACCACCAAGAGAAAGATGAGGAGGGGAATGCATTGCAGAAATTAGAACATAATTTGTCGTCAAGGAGTAACCAACTATAGATATAAATGTCCTGTAacccacaaacaacaaaaacaaatacataAATAATAACAGAGAGACAATTAAAAACTTGAATTTTTGAAGATCAACCACGTAATTTTTCGTCAATTTCTTAACAGAGGACTTGCCAACGGTTAATATATCCATGTTAGACCAATTAAAACGTGACATGTGGGCAATAAAACATATTAAACAATGTGTTAAGTGTACATTCTTACaatattaacataaaaaaaaaaaaaaaaaaaaaaaaaaaaaaaaaaaaaaacatgtctcttaaaattaaaagaataaaaaataaaagaaaataaaaggaggaGGTGACGGTGCTTGGAAGCTCCCAATGTTCCCATTCCTTAATGAAACAACGCTGATTCTACGCCAATCTTTGCTTACAAAACGACAAGATGCGCTCCTTCTTTGCGCCACACGATAAAAGCTTTGAACTTTCTTTTGTGGACTCAaagttctctctttctctcatattataaatatataaataaaaaatgcaaataaatTGCTTTTGGCCACAGATCACATTAGCCGAATCCAGTTTTGAAAGTTGAGAAAATCAGGGCCGTTGATTGGCTTATGTATTAGACATTATATCAATATAATAGCTCGGCGGCTTAATTCTGTGGCAATTTTTCTCTCGTAGAACAAGGTCCAAAATATACAATCTGGCTAGAGAGAGGTCAGATCTCTGTCTCAAcccctttgtttttctttgtttctgttctgggtttttgttttgtgagATCAAAAACAagattttgtttggtttttcttttttgttgtatgCTAAGCTATTTGTTTTCTTGGGGTATATACGGTTGtaaatcattgtttatgttgtttcttGTATTGGGTTTAATAGAGATTCCTATGTTCTTCTACTGTGTTATTCCTGTTGGCTTTTATTCATTCATATGCCAttgaaaaaaacagaaaagaataagCTACTGTTCATCTATATTTGGAGTGAAAGATGCTCATCTATTTGGTAAATGGAGCAGATTGGATTGAAATGAATTTTAGGGTGTTTTATCTGGTAAAAGTCATCACTTAAACATGGGtcagcttctctctctctctctctctctctctctctctctctctctctctctctctctctctctctctctctctctctctcgttgaaAGTTTTTACAGTTTGATATCCAATCTAATATGTGAGGGTATTTCAACCGTAGTTTGATTCATATATGTATTCTAAATCCTGTTTTGAATGAATTTAATCCTAGAtctgtttattttttgtcttttattctGTGTCAATGCCAAATTGTGCCAATTTCATTGCTGAAATGATGGAGTGATAAACATTGATTTGAAAACTTGGGTTTTTAAAGAACTTTGAAATCTTAGAACAGGTTgagttgtagtggatgttgtaacATTCctggttttcttttctgttaCTCCATTCTTCTGGTAATAAAACAAAGCATAACCACATTGAATGGGTTTAGCTCTTTTAGCCACTGCAATTTGAATAGAATGCGGTTGTGCTTTACCTAATtagaagaaaaggagaagaattTGTGTAGATTACTGCCTGATTCTCATTTAAgcattttcattatttcttgTAACTTTCTTTGAGCATTTACTTTCcttttttcaatatttcttGGAACCGAAGgaggcttatatatataagaattttgTTGGGAGTTAAGGAATAAAAGAAGTAAAGATTAAATTTTATTGGCTTTTTGTAGATTCTTGGAAGTCTCTGTTCTGCTGCACCTTGAAATTACTGCCCAATTCTCATATTTCTCCATGGTTCTGCTTTAAGTATATTGTCTACATATGCATCTTGCTTTCTTCCTTTAATGGGACTCTACATATGCATTTAAGTCacgttacttttttttttctgtgtatCAGGGCAGCGTCTCTTATGCATGTTTTGGTTTGGGTTCTCCTAGTTGGCAAAGATTTTCTTTCACTCTGGCCGCTGCAATAAAGTCAAACTCTTCTCGCACCTCGAAGAGGGTGTGGGGTAGTTCAACTAAAGGAGCGactttggtttgttttttgagAAAATCGAGATCATCACACATTTGGAGATTGTGTCGTATTTCTGAGGGTTTATCATTTGATTATGGCTAAGGCCATCCCTGGCTGAGTCCCAGATGCTTGATGGTAGTTTATCACTGTATCATAACAAATTCAGGCTTCTGGAAATTATTGAATGAAATAATCCAGTTTGTCAGTAATAGGTTTTCATATAAGATAAAGCATGCCAAGTGTGGATGTAGTTCCCTTCAGTTTAACAGCAACGGTTTAGGCGTTCATATAAGATAAAGCAGGCCGAGTGTGGATGTAGTTCCGTTCAATTTAACCACAATGGTTAGGTTTTCATGTTTCAACGCTCCCATTCATATCCACAAATCAAAGGTAAGTGGAAGACTCACTTCAGGCCATTAATGCTTAAACTTAGTGTAATTAAAGTAATATTTCATGGTTATTTTGACTGTGTATCCCTTTCTCAATCAGAAAACTGTTCAACCTTCTGTGGAGAAAATGTATAAGACATCGCAAGATTTTTCTCAGAGTCAAGCCTCAAAGGATTTACCTAATCATACCAGCTTAGACTCATTGTCATTGAAGGCTCAAGGAGACACTCGGACTGATAAACATTTTACAAGTGTGTCTTCTGTTGAGAGTGGATTGAAATCACTGGACATGAAGAGCAAATTTAGTGTTGAGAGCAACATAGGGGTTAACCAGAGAGGGTACATTAAGAAAAGTCAGTCTCTAGGAAGTAGACTGTTCCAGGAAGGCAGGGTGTCTGCAGGCAATGACACCGAGGATGAGACCGATCTGGAGCTTTCTTGTGAGGGTTTCCATGACCACAAGGGGTTGGCAGAGCCAGATCCCAGCAAGGATCAAGGACTGAGCCCACCAGATGAGTATCAAGAGAACCCCACCTTGGAGTCTTTCCGATTAAGTCCTGACTGTGTCAATTATGAATCAATTTTCTCTATTGGAGACCCACAACATTCGGAGAAGGAAGGCCATGGAAATTCTGATACTCCATTATCTGGCGAATGTCCTGGTGATTCTGGTGACCATACACCTCGTACCCCACCCCTGATTGTAAAATCATCTTCTTTGCCCAACATTGGTGCCTCTACACCCACTTCTGGAAGGTGTTCACCTTTCAGACATGTAGCACTGCAGTCAAGATCTTCTGAGGATCTACATATTTTAGACATGAGGCGAAGAGAGATATCAGTTAATGAATCTGTAGGGCAGGCAACACAAGAGCAAGTAAAAAATGATGGCTTTGATAAAGCTGagaaaaatactttaaaaaattcagTTGATTATGGTTATGATTCCTATAGTTATTCTGGTTTAGCAAAAGAGTGGATAATGCCAGTTACAGACGAGGTAAATCCAGTGAAAAACCTTCAAGGAGAATCCTCAGTTCACTGGTGGGATCAATTGCCAAGCAAGGATTTTAAGATGAAGCGAATTGCTGAGTGGGTTAATGATCTTCAACTTTGCAGCCCTCTGGAGGAAACAAATGAATCATCGCAATCTGATGACCAAGTGAAGAGAGACCCCAATATCCTAAACAATTTGACTGCTGCAAAGATTGATGGTAAGATCACTCCTGGCATGGAAGCtgctaaaaaatatatttcttcttTGAGTGCCATAACCACCACAGCTCATCTGGCAAATCATGGATTGGTTATGATCCCATTTCTTTGTGCATTTGCAAGCCTAAAAGTGCTCAATCTCTCAGGAAATGCCATAGGTTTGCTTCATCTTCTTATTTACTAATTTTCCTTTTGCAAGAATTCTGTTTTCTGATTTGTGATCTTCTTGATAACCTTTTCCAGTGAAGATAACTGCTGGTGCTCTTCCTCGAGGGCTTCATATGTTGAATGTGTCAAAAAACAATATTTCAACTATTGAAGGTTTGCGGGAACTTACTCGACTTCGTGTACTGGACCTGAGCTACAACCGAGTGCTCAGAATTGGACACGGTATGCCATAGTCTGGAATACAATTTGAAAGTTGTTggcttcttatttttatttattttccatgATATTATTCCTCAACCAAAATTTGTGGATCTTCAAAATTCTAATCTCATTTTGATTAACTTGTTTTTTTGAAGGCCTAGCTTCTTGTTCCTCTCTAAAGGAGTTGTACTTGGCCGGAAATAAAATTAGTGAGGTCGAGGGTCTTCACCGCCTGTTAAAACTGAATGTGCTCGATCTGCGTTTCAACAAAATCTCAACAGCCAAATGTCTTGGCCAGCTTGCGGCCAACTACAATTCCTTGCAAGCCATCAGCTTGGAAGGAAACCCGGCCCAGAAAAATGTTGGAGATGAACAACTGAAGAAATATCTGCAAGGTCTTCTGCCACATTTGGCTTACTTCAATCGGTTGCCTCTCAAAGTCAGCAGTTTGAAGGATGTCGCAGAACGGACAGTTCGGCTAGGCATCAGTTCCCATCAGGACCGTGTTGTTAGATCAGATCACAAGGCTGCAAGAAAAGTCAGCCATGGTGTAGCCACCGCTCACAAGCCCTCGTCTTCATCAACTCATGCTCGCAAAAGTCAAGCAACATTCTCACCAAAACGGTCCAAGGGCAGGCATGGGCTCCTTCCCCCAATGGGAACCAAAGCAACAACACATAATCGGCACCATTATTTTGACTCGAGTAACAAACTTCCCAACTTCAGGCCAGATCTTTCTATTCGCAGGAGTCAAAGTGAGGGAACTCTAGGAGCTCTCTGAGATGTTTGGATTT
Protein-coding regions in this window:
- the LOC133860940 gene encoding frataxin, mitochondrial isoform X1, with translation MASRLLFLRRLPRLLKPSSSSSIRRFSFLLLEASRSETTRWSPACRTFCSRPLNLGDDLQGPAAIDYSSVLQEDEFHRLSNSTIHHLLEKLEEYGDNVEIDGFDVDYGNEVLTLKLGDLGTYVLNKQTPNRQIWLSSPVSGPARFDWDRTAQTWVYRRTKADLLKLLEGELEQLCGEPVGLS
- the LOC133860940 gene encoding frataxin, mitochondrial isoform X2; this translates as MASRLLFLRRLPRLLKPSSSSSIRRFSFLLLEASRSETTRWSPACRTFCSRPLNLGDDLQGPAAIDYSSVLQEDEFHRLSNSTIHHLLEKLEEYGDNVEIDGFDVDYGNEVLTLKLGDLGTYVLNKQTPNRQIWLSSPVRMCQTSNSLPSNICCTFKL
- the LOC133860760 gene encoding uncharacterized protein LOC133860760 is translated as MVRFSCFNAPIHIHKSKKTVQPSVEKMYKTSQDFSQSQASKDLPNHTSLDSLSLKAQGDTRTDKHFTSVSSVESGLKSLDMKSKFSVESNIGVNQRGYIKKSQSLGSRLFQEGRVSAGNDTEDETDLELSCEGFHDHKGLAEPDPSKDQGLSPPDEYQENPTLESFRLSPDCVNYESIFSIGDPQHSEKEGHGNSDTPLSGECPGDSGDHTPRTPPLIVKSSSLPNIGASTPTSGRCSPFRHVALQSRSSEDLHILDMRRREISVNESVGQATQEQVKNDGFDKAEKNTLKNSVDYGYDSYSYSGLAKEWIMPVTDEVNPVKNLQGESSVHWWDQLPSKDFKMKRIAEWVNDLQLCSPLEETNESSQSDDQVKRDPNILNNLTAAKIDGKITPGMEAAKKYISSLSAITTTAHLANHGLVMIPFLCAFASLKVLNLSGNAIVKITAGALPRGLHMLNVSKNNISTIEGLRELTRLRVLDLSYNRVLRIGHGLASCSSLKELYLAGNKISEVEGLHRLLKLNVLDLRFNKISTAKCLGQLAANYNSLQAISLEGNPAQKNVGDEQLKKYLQGLLPHLAYFNRLPLKVSSLKDVAERTVRLGISSHQDRVVRSDHKAARKVSHGVATAHKPSSSSTHARKSQATFSPKRSKGRHGLLPPMGTKATTHNRHHYFDSSNKLPNFRPDLSIRRSQSEGTLGAL